GCTTGAGTCTTTCAGAgcttcctctattttcttcggctCAATTTGAGAAATTAGTGCCATGCTTGCTTTCTTCTTGAGAGCTCCCTTGGTTTTCATTCCCTCGCTTGGATCTCCTATAATAAATTTTTGAGGATATTCAGGTTCACTTCTCCATTCATTTGGATGAACTATATGAGTAGCTGACTCCTTCGGAGGTTCTGGTGGATTGTTGCTGGTTCCATTAGTTGACTCTATCGCAACATCAGATCTATTAATCGACTCTTGAGGTTTGCTTGTCTCCTGAATTTCTTAAGCTTGATCTTCATCACCTGCAATAATTCCTTTCTTGGCCAAAAGTTATTTTCATCAAATATAACATGTACTGATTCTTCCACATACAGTGTGCATTTATTATAGACTCTAAAAGATCTACTGTTCAATAAATAACCCAGAAAAATACCTTCATCACTTCTTGGATCAAATTTTCCAATAACTAACTCATGCTTAGAAAGTTTTTCTATCAAATACATgcttgcatgaccaagtttcTTATTCCATAACCAAggatcatcagatatggatgttAAACAAATATGTCCATCTATATTTTCAAATCCATCAAGAATATAAACATTTCCATATCTTTTACCTGGGAGGATTATTTTACCTGTCTCATATTCAATAGCACAACCTGTTTTCTTAAACTTCACCTCATACCCTGAGTCGCATAGTTGACTTATACTCAGAAGATTGTAGTTAAGTCCACGAACGAGATAAACCTCAGTGATATCACATTTGTTATTGAAAGGGACTATTCCGGTACCGACTATTTTTCATTTTGAATCATCGCCAAACTTAACACTTCCTCCATCTATTTTTGTAACTTCCTTAAATAGGTTTTTATCACCTGCCATGTGACTGGAACACACACTATCTAAGTACTATTTTCCTTTGCGACTACTCCTGTGGTGTTCCTACAAGACATAGTGATtactttcttttaggtacccaagcttgctTGGGTCCTGGTTGGTTAGTATTATTTGACTCAAACTTGTTTTTGGGTTTCCAAATCCAACCTGAAACATTTGATTTACGAAATCGACAAAAGGAATATCTATGTCCACTTTTAATACAGTAGTGACACGTAACTCCTGATCCATTTTTGGATCTTTCATTAGTGTTAGTACTAGTGGACTCTGTTCTTGCTGGTCCTTTTCCGGTTGACTTGTAAGTCGCCTGGTTTGACCTGACAGAACTATGACTGGTAGATTTGCGCATGCCATTGAGTTGCATTTgcaattcctcaaactcttcttgaAGTACTTCTTTTTCGATTTCACATACTTCATGCTTGAGTTTCCAGTATTTTACTTCTTTGTTGAGTCTCTTTAgttcattcatcattttttgagaCTCTTTCAAAGTAATATCAAGAATATCATGCAATTTATTACACCTTTCACAGTTATAAGATCTTACCTCGCTTATTTCACCTCGTACCATGAAACAGTTCTCATTGTCATCTTTGCATTCATCGTCTGAGGTGTCCTCATCTGTCCAACATCCTGAAAGTTTGTTCATGCCATTTTCCAGAATTGTCATGAAGCAAAGATTTGTTATTTCTTCGTGTTCTAAACTGTCTTTATCACTCCAGCTTCCAAATGATTTGTTCTTGTTGAAGCCTCtggagatttttctttttagattTGGACACTCAGCTTGAACATGTCCAAATCTTCCACATTTatagcattttccatcatttttgtCTTGTTCATTATATTGCCTGGATCGCCTAGGTGGCATCCTTCCTCTTCTCGTATTTTTGAATCTTCTAATTAAACCATCCATGTTTCTTGACaccgtggcaatttcttcttgaAGAGCTTCAGGATCATCATCGATATCATTTTCTGCCATTTCAGTTGTGGCCTTGAATGcaactattttcttcttttcttcttgttttgttttcttgagATGTGTTTTCTCAAAAGCTATGAGTTCTCCTCGAAGTTCATCATATGATAGCTTATTCATATCCTGTGATTCAAGTGTGACCACTTTGGTCTGCCAAGTAGTGGGTAGGTTTCTAAGAATCTTCCTAACTTGATCACTACTTGAGTATGGTTTGCCAAATGCTTTTAGATCGCTAATGATTTTGCTGAATCTGGCAAACATCTCTTCAATATATTCTCCTTCTTTCATCTGAAAGAGTTCATAATCATGAACCAACATGTTGATATATGTTTCCTTTACTTTGCTGGTTCTTTCGTATGTAACTTCAAGTTTATTCCACATCTCTTTGGCTGTATCATAATTGAAGATTTTCTCATAATCTTCACCACTTATAGCATTGTATAGAAaatttcttaccttattattgACTTGTACAACTGCCATTTGCTCATCTGTATATGAATCTATATCTTCGGGATCAACAAGTGGTTGAGCAGCAGCCGGCAGAGGATAGTTCCCCTTTTTGATAACTCTCCAGACTTTAACATCATAAGCCTTTGTGTATATTTCCATATGCACTTTCCAGTGAGAGAAATGTTGTCCATTGAAGTATGGTGGCCTCACTTGCGAAGTTCCTTCTGGGAAGAGTGCTCCTATAATCACTTGATTTGCCATGATCATTTCTCACAAGctgttaagcaaaagaaaaaatgtgagccttagctctgataccaattaaaagcacaagagagggggagggggagggggaggggatgggtgaattatttattttaaaatattaatcgCTACCAGTTGACTAGTTTTCTAATTAGTAGACTAGATGTAATAATTTGATAACAGTAAGGATTGAATTTAAGATGCAGAAATTAAATGTAGGAATTAAAGACATAagaattttatactggttcggattcaatgtgaattcTAGTCCAGTCCCATTGGattgcaagggagttctctttcAGTGAATGAGTTTCTAGAGTACACAGTGAATGGTGTGATTTACACCGATAACTCAGTTCCTATATCACTAGTTTCTCTTTGATATAATGCCTCACCAGtgttgttttctctttcttctctaacttgttacacaATAGATCAAGTAGagctacaatgtttgtttgcagtagaacaaagagagggtatttggttcgatcaaagtatgttTGCCTAAGCCTTAAGGATGTGTATAAATACTTTGTAGGAGGCCGTTTGCTGAAGATAtttgacaacccaagagatttgatccttggaaagagattgattctttccaagaataaggttaTTTGGCAACGACTTTGGCTTGACAAGAGGCCTTTAATGACTTCCCTTATACATGACTTGATAGCGCCGGATATCCTTCCTTGAATCTTGATCCTTCCAGATTTAGTATACTTGATTGATTATCTTGCAAGATCTTCGATactaattgtcacacctcctttttcaccacaCCCTTAAAGGGTGtatatagggagttttttccaacttaaagtgacaatcgaaatggaattaatttattaaatattcagagtcgccacttgggataatttatggtatctcaagtcactggttgaatcctgaatcgaggaaaagattgactatgtattacagtctacgaacacaga
This sequence is a window from Nicotiana sylvestris chromosome 3, ASM39365v2, whole genome shotgun sequence. Protein-coding genes within it:
- the LOC104232343 gene encoding uncharacterized protein, producing MANQVIIGALFPEGTSQVRPPYFNGQHFSHWKVHMEIYTKAYDVKVWRVIKKGNYPLPAAAQPLVDPEDIDSYTDEQMAVVQVNNKVRNFLYNAISGEDYEKIFNYDTAKEMWNKLEVTYERTSKVKETYINMLVHDYELFQMKEGEYIEEMFARFSKIISDLKAFGKPYSSSDQVRKILRNLPTTWQTKVVTLESQDMNKLSYDELRGELIAFEKTHLKKTKQEEKKKIVAFKATTEMAENDIDDDPEALQEEIATVSRNMDGLIRRFKNTRRGRMPPRRSRQYNEQDKNDGKCYKCGRFGHVQAECPNLKRKISRGFNKNKSFGSWSDKDSLEHEEITNLCFMTILENGMNKLSGCWTDEDTSDDECKDDNENCFMVRGEISEVRSYNCERCNKLHDILDITLKESQKMMNELKRLNKEVKYWKLKHEVCEIEKEVLQEEFEELQMQLNGMRKSTSHSSVRSNQATYKSTGKGPARTESTSTNTNERSKNGSGVTCHYCIKSGHRYSFCRFRKSNVSGYEVKFKKTGCAIEYETDGHICLTSISDDPWLWNKKLGHASMYLIEKLSKHELVIGKFDPRSDEESTNGTSNNPPEPPKESATHIVHPNEWRSEPEYPQKFIIGDPSEGMKTKGALKKKASMALISQIEPKKIEEALKDSSWLQAMQEELDQFDKNQVWKLIPKPESVPIDVKSAFLNGFIEEEVYVTQPPGFVDSKFPYHVYKLTKVLYGLKQAHRAWYKRLSSFLIDHGFTRGKVDTTLFIKRSSEDNLFIQIYVDDIIFGSANPLMCKEFSNLMQSEFKMSMMEELTFFLGLQIQQSEEGMFICQTNHTKELIQKFGMSNAKAIGTLMSPSTNLDKDE